The sequence CCCCGTCGGCGACCTTCGCGTCGCCGGGCTCGACGGCGTGGCTGAGACGCGCTCGAGCCAGTCGCTCGGCCTCCGCACTCATGAGGCGAGCCGCAACACCGAGACGGGCACCGGCCGGCTGGTGCGCAGGGCCAGGGCCGTCTCGACATCCTTGCGATCCGGGGTCTCGTGACAGGCCACGTCGGCCACGGACAGCGCCAGGCGGTGGACCCGCGTCACACCGCGACGGCTGAGCCGTCCGCGGGACATCGCTTCGTCGAGCAGCTCCTGGCCGTCTTCCGGCAAGGGCCAACGCTCGGCGAGGACAGCACTGGGAACGGCCGAGTTGAGCGCGAAGCCGAGTCCTGCGAAGCGCGCGGCCTGCCGGGCGCGGGCTGCGATGACGACCGCCCGCACGTCGGCGGAGGTGCGGCGCACGGCGAAGGGGTCGCGACCGCGGTGGGATCCCATGGGCGTGAGCTCGCGCCACACGTCTATCCGGTCGACCACCGGGCCGCTGAGCTTGCGCTGGTAGTGGCGGCGCACGGCGTCGAGACAGTCACAGGCAAGGCCGCCGGCCTGGGCGTGGAAGTTGCCGCAGGGGCACGGGTTGGCAGCCAGCACCACCATGGCGCGAGCGGGATAGGTCGACGACTCCTCGCCGCGAGCGATCGTGACCTCCCCCGCCTCGAGAGGCTGGCGAAGGGAGTCGATCACGTCGGACCGGAACAGCGGGAACTCGTCGAGGAACAGCACGCCGTGGTGGGCCAGGCTGACCTCGCCGGGCCGAGCCCGACCGGTGCCGCCGCCCAGGACGCTGGCGCGACTCGCGTCGTGATGGGGGGCGAAGAAGGGCGGTCTGGTGACCAGCGCATCGAGCGCCCCCACCAGCGAGTGGACCGCCGTCACCTCGAGGGACTCCTCGAGAGTGAGATCGGGAAGGACTGTCGGGATCCTCTCGGCGACAGTGGTCTTGCCTGCCCCACGTGGGCCGCTGAGCATCAGGTGGTGCCCGCCCGCCGCCGCGACGGTGACGGCATAGATCACCTCTTCCATGCCCTCCACGTCGGCCATGTCCACCTCGTCGCGCAGTTCCTGCCCCCGCCAGGTCAGCAGCCGGGCGGAGGCCGTCCCCTCGACGGGTGGGGCCTCCGGGACCGGCTCATCCCGCAGCTGGGCCACCACTTGCGAGAGCGACCGCATCCCGAACACCGTCATGTCCGGCACCATGGCTGCCTCCCGCGCCTGCGGCTCGGGGACGAAGACCCGGGTGATCCCCCGGGCCCGCGCGGCCAGCACCATCGGCAGCACACCGCGGACCGGACGCAGGTGGCCCGAGAGCGTCAGCTCGCCGATGAAGACCGAGTCGTCGAGCGCCCCGGGCGGCACCCGGTGGTCGGGAGCGCCCTCACGTGGTGGGCTCTGGTCGGCCGCCTTGACCGCGACCGCGATCGCGAGGTCGAAGTGGGTGCCGCTCTTGGGCAGGTCGGCCGGCGTGAGCAGGATCGTCACCCGCCTGGTGGCCGGCCACGAGGGGACGGAGTTGTTGATCGCCATCCGGACCCGGTCACGAGCCTCCTGCAGCGCCCGGTCGGGGCGTCCCACCAGGAAGGTCCCGACCGTGCCCTGGGAGATGTCGACCTGCACGTCGATGAGGTGCCCCTCGGCACCGGTCAGGGCCAGGCAGCGCGCGGTCGCCAGCGACATCAGACCAGCCCCCGGATGTGTTCGATCTCCGGGGTGGAGGACCGCGGACCGAGCACCGTCACGAGATCGAGCCTGACGTCGTCGGGGTGTGCCGAGTGGGCGCGGAGCCACGCTGAGGCCAGCCGGCGCAGCCGGTTGACCTTGGCCTTGGTGATCGCCTCGTGGGGCGTGCCACAGGCGCTGGAGGTGCGCGTCTTCACCTCGCAGATCACCAAGGTCGTGCCATCGCGCAGCACCAGGTCGATCTCACCCTCGGCGCAGCGCCAGTTGTGGTCGAGCAGCACCAGGCCCTGCCGGGTCAGGAATCGGGCCGCGAGGACCTCGCCGTAGGCCCCCAGGGCCTGGTTGTGGTTGAGCCGCGGCGGGCGGGCTGACGTGATGTCCATGTGAGGGCCTCCTGGTCGTGGAGGACCAGCACATCGGCGCCCGCGGACAACGGCACCGCACCGACGCCTGCGCCTGTGGAAGGCGCGGAGTGCGACCGGCCTGTGGACGGTGAGCGACCCGCTGCTCAGCTCTTGGGGGGTTGGATCTCCTGCTCGCTGAGCTCCTCGACGTTGACGTCCTTGAAGGTCAGCACCTTGACGCTCTTGGCGAATCGCGCAGGGCGATACATGTCCCACACCCAGGCATCGGTCATCGAGACCTCGAAGAACACGTCGCCGTTCTCGGTCCGGGCGCGGACGTCGACCTGGTTGCAGAGATAGAACCGGCGATCGGTCTCCACGACGTACTTGAAGATCGAGACGACGTCGCGATACTCCCGGTAGAGGGTGAGCTCCATCTCGGTCTCGTACTTCTCGAGCTCCTCGGCGCTCATGCCCCACCCCTCACTAGACGGCCGGCTCGGCCTCGTCGCCATTGTGCACCGACGCCGGCGGCTCGAGGCCTGCGGCCCGCCGGACGTTGACGAAGCGCATCCGGTGCACCGCTGACGGCCCGTGATCGAGGAGGGCCGCGGAGTGCACGTCGGTGATGTAGCCCTTGTGGGTCTTGAAGTCATAGGCGGGGTACGTCGAGTCGAGCTCGACCATCATCCGGTCCCTCGTGACCTTGGCGAGCACCGACGCGGCAGCGATGCAGGCCGCCACCCGGTCGCCCTTCCACACCGCGAGACCGGGAACCTCGAGTCCGTCCACGGGGAAGCCGTCGGTCAGGACGTAGGACGGGCGGTGGTCGAGCAGGGCCACCGCCCGGCGCAGGGCCTCGACGTTGGCGACGTGCATGCCCAGGCGGTCGCACTCCTCGGAGTCGATCACGACCACCGACCACGCGACTGCTCGGCGTACGACCTGGGCGTAGACGCGCTCGCGGGCCTTCTCGGTCAGCAGCTTGGAGTCCGCGAGGCCGGGGACGACTCCCGCGCGTCCGGGCGGCAAGATGCAGGCGCCGGCCACCAGTGGTCCCGCGCATGCGCCCCGGCCGGCCTCGTCCACGCCCGCGATCGGGTCGATCCCGACCCGCCGCAGGGCACGCTCGTAGCCGTACAGCCCGGCATCGCGCCTGATCGCGGCGCCGGAGGGGAGGTGGGAGAGCGACGTCATCGGGTGAGGGCCCTCAGGACGCGTCGGGGACGTCCTCGAACGAGTCAGGCCGTTCGAGCAGGTCGAAGCGCTGACGCGGCCACAGCAGGACGAAGACCTTGCCGACGACGAGGTCGGCCGAGACGAACTCGCGGCCGGAGACGCAGTCGGTCACCGTCGGCCTGCACATGTGCTGGCTGGAGTCCGCGGAGTGGGCCCGGTTGTCGCCCATGACGAAGATGTGACCGTCGGGCACGGGCCCGGTCTTCCAGTCACGGTCGCACTTCAGGCCGGTGGGCATCGGACCGTTGCACTTGGTGCCCTTCTCGTCGCGGAGATAGGTGCCCTCTTCGAGGGGCTTGCCGTTGAGCAGGATCCGCCCCTGGTCGTCGCAGCACTCGATGGTGTCACCGGCCACCCCGATGACGCGCTTGACCAGGTGTCCGCCGGTCGGGTAGAGCCCGATCTTGGCCATCACCTTCGGGATGGTGCCCGTGGGGCCGGCGGCCGCCGCTCCGTCGAGCCAGCCGCCGGGGTCCTTGAACACCACGACGTCGCCACGCTGGGGCTTGCCGTCACCCCAGTAGGACACCTTCTGCACCAGGATCCGGTCGTCCTTGACCAGGCCTGGCTCCATCGACTCCGACGGGATGTAGAAGGCCTGCAGGAAGAGCGCCTTGATGGCGATCGCGAGCACCAGCGCCACGGCCAGCAGCAGGATCGTCTCCTGCCACAGGGGCAGCTGGTGCTTCTTCTCCTTCTTGCCCACCGACGACGACGACCGGGGTCCGTCCGGCTGGGTCTCAGTCGGGACGGAGCCGCGGTCGCTTGAAGTCACGAGCAGAGACTAACCAGTGCTTGGTCGCTCAGAACTCGCGGCGCTCCTTGATCTTGGCGGCCTTGCCGCGCAGGTTGCGCAGGTAGTAGAGCTTGGCGCGACGCACGTCACCACGGGTGACGATCTCGATCTTGTCGAAGATCGGGGAGTGCATCGGGAAGGTGCGCTCCACGCCGACGCCGAAGGAGACCTTGCGGACGGTGAAGGTGCGGCCGACGCCGGAGCCGTGGATGCGGATGACGACGCCCTGGAACTGCTGGACGCGCGAACGGCTGCCCTCGACCACCTTCACGTGGACGTTGACGGTGTCACCGGCGCGGAAGGCCGGGACGTCGGTGCGCAGGTTGGCGCTGACGAGCTCGGTGAGCACGTTGGTCATGGTTGCTCCTCACGGATGCCACAGGTCGGCCGCGGAATTGAGGTGGAGGATCGATGCGGTCCCGCCGTGCTGGCCGGCGGCGTCGCACACCCCCTGTGGCAGGTGGTCGTCGCGGATCCCCCGCGCAACTTCACGGGGCGATCGTTTGGCCGGCAGGACCAAGGGTTGAGTCTGCCAGACCCGCGCGCGTGCCGCGAAATCGCACCTGTCAGCGCGAGCGTGACGGCCCCGTGCGCGAGCGCGGCTTGGTCAGCACGACCGCACCCTCCGGCGCCGGCCGGTCGGGGCGCAGCCGGAACCCGGCCTTCTTGTACATCGCGATGTTGCGGACGCTGCCGACGCCGGTGAACAGGACGTATGTCGAGAGGCTGGCCGGGGCAGCCGCCTCGATCAGCGCCAGCAGCTGGCGGCCCAGCCCGCGGCCCTGCAGGTCGGGGGCGACCATGATCCGGCCGATGTCCCACTCCTCGTGGGCGACGCGGCCGCGCACCGCACCCAGCAACCGTCCCGACGCGGGGTCGCGGGCGACGTACGTCGTCCACTCCCCCAGCCAGTGGCGCACGTCGTCGAGGGACTCGGCCAGGGCCGGGATCGAGACGCCGGGGTTGGCCTCCTGCTCCTGCAGCCAACAGGCACGCTGGAGCGTGAAGAGCTCGCCCGCGTCGGCCGCGGTCGCAGCCCGGACGTCGAGGTCGGCCAGGTCGCCCACCAACCCGTGGGAGGCGGCGAGGTCCGGCCGTCGTTCGACCGTACGGCGCTGGGCGTGGTCGCGCCGCCAGTCCGCGACCCGGCCGTGGTCGCCCGAGAGCAGCACCGGCGGCACCTCGCGGCCGCGCCACACCGCGGGCTTGGTGTAGACGGGGTATTCGAGCAGGCCGTCCTCGTGGGACTCCTCGACGAGCGACTCGGCGTTGCCCATGAACCCCGGCAGGAGCCGCACCACGGCCTCGGTGATCGCGAGCGCTGCGACCTCGCCGCCGTTGAGGACGTAGTCGCCGAGCGACACCTCGCGCACCGAACCGATGGTTGCAGCGTGCTCGATGACCCGCTGGTCGATGCCCTCATACCGGCCGCAGGCGAAGACGAGGTGCTCGTGGGTCGACAGCTCCTTCGCGAGCGCCTGCGTGAACGGCTGCCCGCTGGGGGTGGTGAAGATGATCGTGGCCCCCGTTGCGACCTCGTCGAGCGCCTGTCCCCACGGCTCGGGCTTCATCACCATGCCGGCGCCGCCGCCGTAGGGCGTGTCGTCGACCGTGCGGTGCTTGTCGCCGGTCCAGTCACGCAGGTCGTGCACGCCGATGTCGAGCAGCCCCTTGGCGCGGGCCTTGCCCGGCAGGCTCAGCCCGAGCGGGTCGAGGTAGGCGGGGAAGATCGAGATGATGTCGATCTTCACGCGTCGGTCTTCTCGTCGGGGAACGGCGCCACGAGGCCGGGCCGGTCGGCGATGACCACCCGTCCCGCCTCGACGTCCACCTCGGGCACGAGCGCGGCCACGAACGGCACCAGCGTGTCGCGGCCGTCGAGGGCCCGGATCCCGAGGAGGTCCTGGGCGGAGCCGTGGACGACGGTCGTCACCTCGCCGAGACGGGTGCCGGCCTCGTCGTATGCCGACAGGCCGATCAGCTGGTGGTCATAGAACTCGTCAGGGTCCTTCGGTGCGTCCGCGGGGCTCAGCGTGGCGTGCAGGACGGTGCCGCGGACCGCCTCCGCGGCGTCGCGGTCGGGGACCTCCTCGAAGGTCACCAGCAGCACCCCCTGGTGCCAGCGGCTGCGGGAGACGGTCAGGCTGGTCAGCCGGCTGGCCGAGTCCTGGGGCGGCTGGGCTCGCAGCGCCGTACGCGGAGCGAATCGGCTCTCCGGCTCGTCCGTGCGGACGTCGACGGTGACCTCGCCCCGGAGACCGTGCGGCTTTCCGATCCGACCGACGACGACCTCGATGCTCTCGCTCACGGGCGACAGGTTATGCCGACGCACACCAGACGCAGAACGGGCGCCACCCCCAGAAGGGGAGACGCCCGTTCGACGAAGCGGAGCCTGTCAGCGCCGCCGGTCGACGTCCACGAAGTCGACCCGCGCGTCACCGCGGCCGGCGAGGGCCGAGATGACCGTGCGGAACGCCGTGGCGGTCCGACCGTTGCGGCCGATCACCTTGCCGAGGTCGTCGGGATGCACCCTGACCTCGAGGATCGAGCCGCGACGCAGCTGCTTGTCGCGCACCGAGACCTCGTCGGGGTTGTCGACGACACCGCGCACGAGGTGCTCGAGAGCTTCGGCGAGCATTCGCTCAGGCCTCGGTCTTCGGCTCGGCCGACTCGGAGGTGGCTTCCTCGGTCGCTGCTGCGTCGGCCTCGACGACCTCGGCGGTCGGCTCGGCGGGAGCCTCGGCCGGGGTCTCCTCGGCGGGGGTCTCGGCCTTGGCGTCGCCCTTGGCCTTGCCCTTGGCCTCGAAGGCTGCTGCAGGCTCTTCGGTCTTCTTCTCGGCCTTCTTCTTCGAGGTCACCGCTGCGCCCTTGGGCTCGTTGGTGGCCTCCTTCAGGGCCTCGTTGAAGATCTCGAGCTTGTCGCGCTTGGGCTCCTTGACGCGCAGGGTGCCCTCGGCGCCCGGGAGGCCCTTGAACTTCTGCCAGTCACCGGTGACCTTGAGGATGGCCTCGACGGCCTCGGTCGGCTGGGCGCCGACGCCGAGCCAGTACTGGGCCCGCTCGGAGACGACGTCGATGTAGGACGGGTCCTCCTTGGGGTGGTACTTGCCGATCTCCTCGATCACGCGACCATCGCGCTTCTTGCGCGAGTCGACGATGACGATGCGGTATTGCGGGACCCGGATCTTGCCCAGGCGCTTCAAACGGATCTTGACGGCCACGTCTGTGGAGTCTCCTCAAGGAATATGTGGTGTGTGGACTGACCCCAGCCAGGTGGGGACCGGGTCGGGTCGGTCCGGGGGGCGCAACACTGGGCGGGTGAGAGGGCCCGTCCACCGCTGCGACTCAGCGCCCGATTCTGCCAGACGCGCCCCGCTGCTACGAATCCAGCCCGATCAAGCGTCGCAACGGTGTCACGCCGTCCACCTCGAGGGCGTACGGCGAGCGCACCAGCTCGCGCGCCGTGAGGACCAGCTGCTGGTTGGTCGCCCACTCCCCCTCGCGCCGCGTCTTGCGGACCACGCCGTTGGGTCGGTAGCCGACCTTGCGGCTCACCGCGAGGGACGCGGGGTTGTCGGTGAAGGCGCCGGAGGTTATCTCCTCGGCCTCGAGGTGTTCGAACAGGAAGGCGCACAGGGTCTGCCGCATCAGGGTGCCGATTCCCTTGCCCTGGTGGGCCAGGCCGAGCCAGGAGCCCGTCTCCCCGGTGCGGGTCACCCGGTAGTCGGAGGTCGAGAAGCCCTGGACCCCGACGAGCTCCCCGCCATGGAGGACCGCGAGGTTGAGGTCCCACGACTCCGGCGAGAAGCCAGCACGGGTCTGCCAGTGATATCTCACGAAGTTGAGCGGGAGCTCGTCGACCGGAGCCTGCGTCCAGGGCACGTAGAACGGCATCGACTCGGGCGGGTGGATGCCCCTGGTCGCGAGGTCGGCCAGCGCCGCGAGCACGTCGTCGGTGATGCCGCGCAGCTCGAGCGGGCCCGACCGCACGCGGAGCCCGAGGGGCGGGAAGATGTCGGCGATGTCGGCGATGTCGCGCATGACCGCATTGTGTCGCCCCGTCCGCATGACCCGAAGTGACTATGCGTTTTGGCCCGATCCTCCGGTTGTCTGGACCAGTGCCGGGAGGCACACTCGACGGACGGGCTCCCCCGGCTCGCCCGATATCCACAGACTTCTAGGAGCACTCTCCCCATGCACAAGACCCGACGCATCATCGCGACCGCTGTCGCGACCGCGGCCTTGGTAGCACCCTCCGCGGCGACGACCTTCGCTGTTGCGGCCGACGCCCCCGCCCACTCGACCAAGGCGAAGAAGGCCAAGAAGGAGAAGGCGGCCAAGGTTTCCAAGCCGCAGACCAAGCAGCTCCTCAAGGACGTGTCCGGCAAGGACAAGCGCCTGGCCCGACTGGCGACCAGCGGCTCTGTGGTGAACCTCGCGGACGACGTCGAGGCCGAGGTCGTCGCCAACATCGACGAGGCCCGGACGGCGCTGGCTGACGTCAGGACGGCCGTCGAGGCCGCTGACTCGACGCTCGACACCCGCGCTGCCCGCAAGGACCTGCGCAGCTTCCGGGTGGAGAACTTCCGCCTGGTCGTCAACATCCTCAAGCAGGCCGAGGGCCTGGCCGCGGACGCGGCTGCCGACCCCGAGGCCACTGCCCACCTCGTTGCCGCCGAGGACGCTGCGTTGGCGATCACCGCCACCAGCACCAAGGCCGACGTCAAGGCCGCCCGCGCCCACCTGCAGGCAGCACACGCCGAGCTCGAGCCCACCGAGGACGAGGTCGAGCCGGTCCCGGCCGTCTGACCGACGCACCCGCTGGAGCGGTCACCCCGTCGGGGTGGCCGCTCCTTCGCGTCTCAGGCGACGACGCGACCGCGGAGCACGACGCACACAGGCCGGGCCAGCACCGAAAGATCCTGCCGGGGGTCGCTCTCGACCACCACGAAGTCGGCCGACGCACCCTCGACGACTCCCTCGAAGCCCAACCACGACCTGCCCTCCCACGAGGCAGCCGCCAGCACCCGCTCGGTCGGCATCCCCATCTGCTCCATCGCGCGGAGCTCACCGAGGATGTCGCCGTGTCGAGCGATCCCCCCGCCGTCGGTGCCGACGAAGAGGGGCACGCCCGCGTCGTACGCCGACATCAACACCTCACGGCGCCGCGCGTGCAGCCGCTCCATGGTGTCGGCGTAGGCCGGGAACTTCTCTCGTCCGTCGGCGGCGAACTGCGGGAACTTGTCCGTCTGCTGCACCGTCGGGACGAGCGCCGTGCCCGTGCTGGCCATCTGGGCGACCTGGTCGAGGTCGAGGCCCGTCCCGTGCTCGATGCAGTCGATGCCGGCGTCGAGCAGCCCCTGGAGCACGTCGGAGCCGAAGCAGTGGGCGGTGACCTTGGCGCCCTCGGCGTGGGCGGCCGCGATCGCGTCGCGGAAGGCCGCCTCCGGGAAGCTCGGCGTCAGGTCGCCGGCCTCGCGCGAGATCCAGTCGCCGACGAGCTTGATCCAACCGTCCCCGGCCCGGGCCTCCTGGACGGCGTATGCCGACAGGTCCTCGGGCTCCACCTCAAAGCCGTAGTCGCGGATGTAGCGCTTCGTCCGCGCGATGTGGCGCCCACACCTGACCAGGCGCGGCAGGTCGTCGCGCTGGTGGACCCAGCGGGTGTCGGCAGGTGACCCGCAGTCGCGCGTGAGCAGCACCCCCGAGTCCCGGTCGGCGACGGACTGCGCCTCGACCTCCTCGTCGGAGACGGCTCCACCGTCCTTGAGACCGAGGTGGTTGTGGGCGTCGACCAGACCCGGGACGATCCAGCCGCGCGCCGCGGTCTCCGCGCCGGGCTGGTGCTGGAGGGTCACGCGGCCGTCGACGACATAGACGTCTCGGGCCTCTCCGTCGGGCAGGACCGGACCAGAGAACTTCAAGGCGCTCATGACCCGACCCTAGTCAGGTCAGATGCGGTCGAGCAGCCACGAGGGGCTCAGGACGATCGCCGGGGCGACGTTGGCCGCGAGCGCCCGGTCTGCCGTCACCACGGTGACGACGTCGCCTCGCTCACGGAGGGCCTTGACCTGCGCCAGGATGGCCGAGTCCCCGTCGCGCGGCGCGTGCACGGTCTGCACGTGGGCGTCCTGCCCGGCCTTGACCCCAGCCTTGGCGCCGCCCTCGAGGACCAGGACGATGCGGTCGTGGGGCGTGTCGCCCACGAGGAGCCGCTCGTGCAACCGGCGCGCAGCGCCCGGCCTGTCCTTCCACCAACCGTCCGGGACCGCGCCGACGACGTTGGCCCCGTCGACGACCAGCACGGACCTGGGGGTCTGGGACTCACTTGAGGAACTTGGAGAAGTCCTTGGGCAGGTCGAGCGCGGCCGCGGCCTTCTCGTAGTCGACGTCCTCGCCGGCAGCGCCGAACGGGTTGGCGGCCTTCTGCGCAGCAGCAGCCCGGGCGGCCGCCGCTTCCTGCGCAGCCTTGGCGGGGTTGCCGGAGGCCCGCTTGCCCTTGCCCTTCTTGGCCGCCTGCTTGGCCTTGCCGCGCTTGCCGCCACCGACGGCGCCGGGAGCCCCCGGCATCCCCGGCATTCCGGGCATCCCCCCGCCGCCGCGCATCATCTGCTGCATCATCTTCTTCGCCTCGAAGAAGCGGTCGACGAGCTGGTTGACGTCGGAGACCTGACGCCCCGATCCCTTGGCGATCCGGGCCCTCCGGGAGCCGTCGATCATCTTGGGGTTGTCACGCTCGGCCGGCGTCATCGACTGGATGATCGCCTGGATCCGGTCGATCTCACGCTCGTCGAAGTTGTCGAGCTGGTCGCGGAACTGGCCCATCCCGGGCAGCATCCCCATGATCTTCGACATCGACCCGAGCTTGCGGATCTGCTGCATCTGCTTGAGGAAGTCGTCGAGGGTGAAGTCGCCCGTGCTCACGAGCTTCTCGGCCGCCTTGCGCGACTCCTCCTGGTCGAAGGTCTTCTCGGCCTGCTCGATCAGGGTGAGCATGTCGCCCATGTCGAGGATGCGCGACGCCATCCGGTCGGGGTGGAAGAGGTCGAAGTCGGTCATCTTCTCGCCCGCCGAGGCGAACATGACCGGGCGTCCGGTGATCGAGGCGATCGACAGCGCGGCACCACCGCGGGCGTCACCGTCGAGCTTGGTCAGCACGACGCCGTCATAGCCGACCCCGTCGAGGAAGAGCTGCGCGGTCGTGACCGCGTCCTGGCCGATCATGGCGTCGACGACGAAGAGCACCTCGTCCGGCTGCACGGCGTCGCGGATGTCTGCCGCCTGCTTCATCAGCTCGGCGTCGACACCGAGCCGTCCGGCCGTGTCGATGATGACGACGTCGTGGAGCTTGCGCTTGGCCTCGTCGATCGCGGACCGCGCCACCTCGACCGGGTTGCCGACGCCGTTGCCGGCCTCGGGGGCGAAGACCGGCACGCCGACCCGCTCGCCGTTGACCTGGAGCTGCTGGACGGCATTGGGGCGCTGCAGGTCGGCGGCCACGAGGATCGGGGTCTTGCCCTGGTCCTTGAGCCACAGCGCGAGCTTGGCGGCCAGGGTCGTCTTGCCGGCACCCTGCAGGCCGGCCAGCATGATGACGGTGGGACCGGTCTTGGCGTAGCGCAGCCGCCGCGTCTCACCTCCGAGGATGGTGACGAGCTCCTCGTTGACGATCTTGATGATCTGCTGGGCCGGGTTGAGGGCCTGGCTGACCTCCTCGCCGCGGGCGCGGTCCTTGACCGCGGCCACGAACTCCTTCACGACGGGCAGCGCCACGTCGGCCTCGAGGAGCGCGATGCGGATCTCGCGGGCCGTGGCGTCGATGTCGGCCTCGGAGAGCTTGCCCTTGCCGCGCAGGTTCTTGAAGGTGTCGGCGAGGCGGTCGGAGAGAGTGGCGAACACGTGTGGTCAGTCCTCGGGGTCGTTCACGGGTGTCGTACGACGGTCGCGCGGAACGCTCCGCACAGGTCGGCCAAGACTAACCGCCGGGAGGAGAATGGCCGGATCCAGCACGATCCGCAGGGAACCCGGGCCCGGATCCGGGTGTCGTCTTGGCAGGACGTCGAGCGGCCGGGAGGTGAGCAGTGCAGCGACGAGACCTGATCGAGGAGCTGTACGACGCCTCCTACGGCCGGCTCGTCGTGCAGATGCTGGCTCTCTGCGGCAGCCAGGCAGAGGCGGAGGACGCCGTCCAGGAGGCGTTCGTGGAGGCACTGAGGCACCGTGACCGGCTCGCCCACGCGGATCGTCCCGAGGCGTGGCTGCGCACCGTTGCCCTCAACCGCCTGCGCAACCGCTGGCGGCACGCGAAGGTCGCCCGGAGGCTGCTGGCCCAGGTGCCGGGCCCACGGGCCGCGCTCGGGATGACGCCTGACCACGTGGCGCTCGTCGCGGCTCTCCAACAGCTCGACCACGCCACCCGCGAGATCGTCGTCCTGCACCACCTGGCCGACCTCCAGGTCCAGGAGATCGCCGATCAGCTCGGGCTGCCCGCAGGCACCGTGAAGTCCCGGCCGGCTCGAGGCAGGGCCCACCTCGCCGGGCTGCTGGACGACCGGGCCGACGACAAGCAGTGCGACAGGGAGGCCGAGCCCCATGGCTGAGCTCGACGAGCTGCTGGAGTACGGCGCGCAGGTCCGCCCACCCGGGCTGGAGGAGCTGGAGCGGATCGCCACCCGCCGTCGACGCCGGGCTGCGGCCATGGCCGTGTCGGTGGCTGCCGTGCTGGTGGTGACTGCCATCGCGGCAGCCGGGTCGTTGGGCGCTGGGGACGACCAGACCGCACCCGTCGCACCGAATCCGTCGGTGAGCCACTCGGCTGTACCTGACCCAAGAATTGCGACCCCGCCCCCACCAGATCGCATCACGGGGCCGTTCCCGCGGCTGACCCCGGAGCAGATCAGGAATCACCCGGACGCGCAGGTCTATGGGGGCGACGACAA comes from Nocardioides piscis and encodes:
- a CDS encoding YifB family Mg chelatase-like AAA ATPase; translated protein: MSLATARCLALTGAEGHLIDVQVDISQGTVGTFLVGRPDRALQEARDRVRMAINNSVPSWPATRRVTILLTPADLPKSGTHFDLAIAVAVKAADQSPPREGAPDHRVPPGALDDSVFIGELTLSGHLRPVRGVLPMVLAARARGITRVFVPEPQAREAAMVPDMTVFGMRSLSQVVAQLRDEPVPEAPPVEGTASARLLTWRGQELRDEVDMADVEGMEEVIYAVTVAAAGGHHLMLSGPRGAGKTTVAERIPTVLPDLTLEESLEVTAVHSLVGALDALVTRPPFFAPHHDASRASVLGGGTGRARPGEVSLAHHGVLFLDEFPLFRSDVIDSLRQPLEAGEVTIARGEESSTYPARAMVVLAANPCPCGNFHAQAGGLACDCLDAVRRHYQRKLSGPVVDRIDVWRELTPMGSHRGRDPFAVRRTSADVRAVVIAARARQAARFAGLGFALNSAVPSAVLAERWPLPEDGQELLDEAMSRGRLSRRGVTRVHRLALSVADVACHETPDRKDVETALALRTSRPVPVSVLRLAS
- a CDS encoding YraN family protein; translation: MDITSARPPRLNHNQALGAYGEVLAARFLTRQGLVLLDHNWRCAEGEIDLVLRDGTTLVICEVKTRTSSACGTPHEAITKAKVNRLRRLASAWLRAHSAHPDDVRLDLVTVLGPRSSTPEIEHIRGLV
- a CDS encoding DUF2469 domain-containing protein; amino-acid sequence: MSAEELEKYETEMELTLYREYRDVVSIFKYVVETDRRFYLCNQVDVRARTENGDVFFEVSMTDAWVWDMYRPARFAKSVKVLTFKDVNVEELSEQEIQPPKS
- a CDS encoding ribonuclease HII translates to MTSLSHLPSGAAIRRDAGLYGYERALRRVGIDPIAGVDEAGRGACAGPLVAGACILPPGRAGVVPGLADSKLLTEKARERVYAQVVRRAVAWSVVVIDSEECDRLGMHVANVEALRRAVALLDHRPSYVLTDGFPVDGLEVPGLAVWKGDRVAACIAAASVLAKVTRDRMMVELDSTYPAYDFKTHKGYITDVHSAALLDHGPSAVHRMRFVNVRRAAGLEPPASVHNGDEAEPAV
- the lepB gene encoding signal peptidase I — translated: MTSSDRGSVPTETQPDGPRSSSSVGKKEKKHQLPLWQETILLLAVALVLAIAIKALFLQAFYIPSESMEPGLVKDDRILVQKVSYWGDGKPQRGDVVVFKDPGGWLDGAAAAGPTGTIPKVMAKIGLYPTGGHLVKRVIGVAGDTIECCDDQGRILLNGKPLEEGTYLRDEKGTKCNGPMPTGLKCDRDWKTGPVPDGHIFVMGDNRAHSADSSQHMCRPTVTDCVSGREFVSADLVVGKVFVLLWPRQRFDLLERPDSFEDVPDAS
- the rplS gene encoding 50S ribosomal protein L19, with amino-acid sequence MTNVLTELVSANLRTDVPAFRAGDTVNVHVKVVEGSRSRVQQFQGVVIRIHGSGVGRTFTVRKVSFGVGVERTFPMHSPIFDKIEIVTRGDVRRAKLYYLRNLRGKAAKIKERREF
- a CDS encoding GNAT family N-acetyltransferase, whose protein sequence is MGDLADLDVRAATAADAGELFTLQRACWLQEQEANPGVSIPALAESLDDVRHWLGEWTTYVARDPASGRLLGAVRGRVAHEEWDIGRIMVAPDLQGRGLGRQLLALIEAAAPASLSTYVLFTGVGSVRNIAMYKKAGFRLRPDRPAPEGAVVLTKPRSRTGPSRSR
- the rimM gene encoding ribosome maturation factor RimM (Essential for efficient processing of 16S rRNA); the encoded protein is MSESIEVVVGRIGKPHGLRGEVTVDVRTDEPESRFAPRTALRAQPPQDSASRLTSLTVSRSRWHQGVLLVTFEEVPDRDAAEAVRGTVLHATLSPADAPKDPDEFYDHQLIGLSAYDEAGTRLGEVTTVVHGSAQDLLGIRALDGRDTLVPFVAALVPEVDVEAGRVVIADRPGLVAPFPDEKTDA
- a CDS encoding RNA-binding protein; its protein translation is MLAEALEHLVRGVVDNPDEVSVRDKQLRRGSILEVRVHPDDLGKVIGRNGRTATAFRTVISALAGRGDARVDFVDVDRRR
- the rpsP gene encoding 30S ribosomal protein S16, which gives rise to MAVKIRLKRLGKIRVPQYRIVIVDSRKKRDGRVIEEIGKYHPKEDPSYIDVVSERAQYWLGVGAQPTEAVEAILKVTGDWQKFKGLPGAEGTLRVKEPKRDKLEIFNEALKEATNEPKGAAVTSKKKAEKKTEEPAAAFEAKGKAKGDAKAETPAEETPAEAPAEPTAEVVEADAAATEEATSESAEPKTEA
- a CDS encoding GNAT family N-acetyltransferase: MRDIADIADIFPPLGLRVRSGPLELRGITDDVLAALADLATRGIHPPESMPFYVPWTQAPVDELPLNFVRYHWQTRAGFSPESWDLNLAVLHGGELVGVQGFSTSDYRVTRTGETGSWLGLAHQGKGIGTLMRQTLCAFLFEHLEAEEITSGAFTDNPASLAVSRKVGYRPNGVVRKTRREGEWATNQQLVLTARELVRSPYALEVDGVTPLRRLIGLDS